A single genomic interval of Lynx canadensis isolate LIC74 chromosome A2, mLynCan4.pri.v2, whole genome shotgun sequence harbors:
- the STAP2 gene encoding signal-transducing adaptor protein 2 → MASALRPPRIPKPKGALPSHYYENFLEKKGPCDGDYKKFWAGLKGCTLYFYNSNRDSQHVEKLDLTALVKLTDDPPWGSSRDPGIHFSLVLRNQEIKFKVESLESREMWKGFILTVVELRIPSNLTLLPGHLYMMAEALAKEEARRALEVPSCFLKVSRLEAQLLLERYPECGNLLLRPSGDGTGGVSVTTRQTLDGSSVVRHYKVKHEGPKYVIDVEEPFSCDSLDAVVNYFVTRTKKSLVPFLPDEDYEKVLGYVEADNENGESVWVAREAPAPRGPGPAPPSGGPRQLPPVPVTPVSGPNKLTPLRNEDENYVIPIAHAPAATYVNGDVPSPSRPVTRKPKKVAKVPAKPPKLPVAPKPEPQGLNGGLAKKLAGNSAQAFFPTTGLADLTAELEEKLRRRRALEHSAGHAGDL, encoded by the exons ATGGCCTCAGCCCTAAGACCACCCCGGATCCCCAAACCCAAAGGCGCTCTACCTTCACACTACTACGAGAACTTTCTGGAGAAGAAGGGACCCTGTGACGGG GATTACAAGAAATTCTGGGCAGGCCTCAAGGGTTGCACTCTCTATTTCTATAATAGCAATCGGGACTCCCAG CACGTGGAGAAGTTAGACCTAACGGCACTCGTGAAGCTCACAGATGACCCACCCTGGGGAAGCTCCCGAGACCCAGGCATCCATTTCAGCCTGGTCCTCCGGAACCAGGAGATCAAGTTCAAG GTAGAGAGCCTGGAGTCTCGGGAGATGTGGAAAGGCTTCATCCTGACGGTGGTAGAG CTCCGCATCCCGTCCAACCTGACCCTGCTGCCCGGACACCTGTACATGATGGCCGAGGCCCTGGCCAAAGAGGAGGCGCGCCGCGCGCTCGAGGTGCCCTC CTGCTTCCTGAAGGTGAGCCGGCTGGAGGCGCAGCTGCTCCTGGAGCGCTACCCCGAGTGCGGAAACCTGCTGCTGCGGCCCAGCGGGGACGGAACGGGCGGCGTGTCGGTCACCACCCGCCAGACGCTCGATGG GTCGTCGGTGGTCCGGCACTACAAGGTGAAGCACGAGGGCCCCAAGTATGTGATCGACGTGGAGGAGCCG TTCTCCTGCGACTCACTCGACGCAGTGGTCAACTATTTCGTGACACGCACCAAGAAATCGCTGGTGCCCTTCCTGCCAGACGAGGACTATGAGAAGGTGCTAG GCTACGTGGAGGCGGATAACGAGAACGGCGAGAGTGTGTGGGTGGCACGCGAGGCCCCCGCGCCCCGAGGCCCAG GTCCCGCACCCCCCTCGGGTGGCCCCAGGCAGCTGCCTCCCGTGCCCGTCACACCCGTGTCGGGCCCGAACAAGCTCACCCCACTCCGGAACGAGGATGAGAACTACGTGATCCCCATCGCGCACGCCCCAGCCGCCACCTACGTGAACGGGGACG TGCCTTCCCCTAGTCGGCCGGTCACCCGGAAGCCCAAGAAGGTGGCAAAGGTTCCGGCAAAGCCTCCAAAGCTACCCGTTGCGCCCAAGCCAG agCCCCAAGGCCTCAACGGCGGCCTGGCCAAGAAACTGGCGGGCAACTCAGCGCAGGCTTTCTTCCCCACGACAG gccTGGCGGATTTGACCGCCGAGCTGGAAGAGAAACTGCGGAGGAGACGGGCGCTGGAGCACTCGGCCGGACACGCTGGGGACCTGTGA
- the FSD1 gene encoding fibronectin type III and SPRY domain-containing protein 1 isoform X1 has protein sequence MEDQREALRKIITTLAVKNEEIQSFIYSLKQMLLNVEANSTKVQEDLEAEFQSLFSLLEELKEGMLMKIKQDRASRTYELQNQLAACTRALESSEELLETANQTLQATDSEDFPQAAKQIKDGVTMAPAFRLSLKAKVSDNMSHLMVDFAQERRMLQALKFLPVPSAPVIDLAESLVADNCVTLVWRMPDEDSKIDHYVLEYRRTNFEGPPRLKEEQPWMVIEGIRQTEYTLTGLKFDMKYMNFRVKACNKAVAGEFSESVTLETPAFMFRLDASTSHQNLRVDDLSVEWDAMGGKVQDIKAREKDGKGRTASPVNSPARGVPSPKRMPSGRGGRDRFTAESYTVLGDTLIDGGEHYWEVRFEPDSKAFGVGVAYRSLGRFEQLGKTAASWCLHVNNWLQASFTAKHANKAKVLDAPVPDCLGVHCDFHQGLLSFYNARTKQLLHTFKARFTQPLLPAFTVWCGSFQVTTGLQVPSSVRCLQKRGSATSSSNTSLT, from the exons ATGGAGGACCAGAGG gaggctcTGCGGAAGATCATCACCACGCTGGCTGTGAAGAATGAAGAGATTCAAAGCTTCATCTACTCCCTCAAGCAAATGCTGCTGAACGTGGAG GCCAACTCCACCAAGGTACAGGAAGACCTGGAGGCGGAGTTCCagtccctcttctccctcctggaGGAGCTGAAGGAGGGCATGTTGATGAAGATCAAGCAGGACCGTGCCAGCCGCACCTACGAGCTGcag AACCAGCTGGCTGCCTGCACGCGGGCCCTGGAGAGCTCAGAGGAGCTTCTGGAGACGGCCAACCAGACCCTGCAGGCCACGGACAGCGAGGACTTCCCTCAG GCTGCCAAGCAAATCAAAGATGG TGTGACGATGGCGCCTGCCTTCCGGCTGTCATTGAAAGCCAAGGTCAGCGACAACATGAGTCACCTCATGGTGGACTTTGCACAGGAGCGCAGGATGCTACAGGCACTCAAGTTCCTACCTG TGCCCAGCGCCCCTGTGATTGACCTGGCCGAGTCCCTGGTGGCAGACAACTGCGTGACCTTGGTGTGGCGCATGCCGGACGAGGACAGCAAGATCGACCACTACGTGCTGGAGTACAGGCGGACCAACTTCGAGGGCCCGCCCCGCCTCAAGGAGGAGCAGCCGTGGATGGTCATCGAGGGCATCCGGCAGACGGAGTACACCCTGACCG GTCTCAAGTTTGACATGAAATACATGAATTTCCGTGTGAAGGCCTGTAATAAGGCAGTTGCAGGCGAGTTCTCCGAGTCGGTGACCCTGGAGACACCAG CGTTCATGTTCCGCCTGGACGCGTCCACATCTCACCAGAACCTGCGGGTGGATGATCTCTCCGTGGAGTGGGACGCCATGGGCGGGAAGGTGCAGGACATCAAGGCCCGCGAGAAGGACGGCAAGGGGCGCACGGCGTCTCCCGTCAACTCCCCCGCCAG AGGCGTGCCGTCTCCCAAGAGGATGCCCTCCGGTCGTGGGGGCCGGGATCGCTTCACGGCCGAGTCCTACACGGTGCTGG GGGACACGCTGATCGACGGCGGGGAGCATTACTGGGAGGTGCGCTTCGAGCCGGACAGCAAGGCGTTCGGCGTGGGGGTGGCGTACCGCAGCCTGGGCCGCTTCGAGCAGCTGGGCAAGACGGCCGCGTCCTGGTGCCTGCACGTCAACAACTGGTTACAGGCCAGCTTCACCGCCAAGCACGCCAACAAGGCCAAGGTGCTGGACGCCCCCGTGCCCGACTGCCTGGGCGTGCACTGTGACTTCCACCAAG GCCTCCTGTCCTTCTACAACGCCCGGACCAAACAGCTGCTGCACACTTTCAAGGCCAGGTTCACACAGCCACTGCTGCCCGCTTTCACG GTGTGGTGCGGTAGTTTCCAGGTTACAACGGGCCTGCAGGTCCCCAGCTCCGTGCGCTGCCTGCAGAAGCGGGGCAGTGCCACCAGCAGCTCTAACACCAGCCTCACCTAG
- the FSD1 gene encoding fibronectin type III and SPRY domain-containing protein 1 isoform X2, with translation MEDQREALRKIITTLAVKNEEIQSFIYSLKQMLLNVEANSTKVQEDLEAEFQSLFSLLEELKEGMLMKIKQDRASRTYELQNQLAACTRALESSEELLETANQTLQATDSEDFPQAAKQIKDGVTMAPAFRLSLKAKVSDNMSHLMVDFAQERRMLQALKFLPVPSAPVIDLAESLVADNCVTLVWRMPDEDSKIDHYVLEYRRTNFEGPPRLKEEQPWMVIEGIRQTEYTLTGLKFDMKYMNFRVKACNKAVAGEFSESVTLETPAFMFRLDASTSHQNLRVDDLSVEWDAMGGKVQDIKAREKDGKGRTAAALNLLPVTHRGVPSPKRMPSGRGGRDRFTAESYTVLGDTLIDGGEHYWEVRFEPDSKAFGVGVAYRSLGRFEQLGKTAASWCLHVNNWLQASFTAKHANKAKVLDAPVPDCLGVHCDFHQGLLSFYNARTKQLLHTFKARFTQPLLPAFTVWCGSFQVTTGLQVPSSVRCLQKRGSATSSSNTSLT, from the exons ATGGAGGACCAGAGG gaggctcTGCGGAAGATCATCACCACGCTGGCTGTGAAGAATGAAGAGATTCAAAGCTTCATCTACTCCCTCAAGCAAATGCTGCTGAACGTGGAG GCCAACTCCACCAAGGTACAGGAAGACCTGGAGGCGGAGTTCCagtccctcttctccctcctggaGGAGCTGAAGGAGGGCATGTTGATGAAGATCAAGCAGGACCGTGCCAGCCGCACCTACGAGCTGcag AACCAGCTGGCTGCCTGCACGCGGGCCCTGGAGAGCTCAGAGGAGCTTCTGGAGACGGCCAACCAGACCCTGCAGGCCACGGACAGCGAGGACTTCCCTCAG GCTGCCAAGCAAATCAAAGATGG TGTGACGATGGCGCCTGCCTTCCGGCTGTCATTGAAAGCCAAGGTCAGCGACAACATGAGTCACCTCATGGTGGACTTTGCACAGGAGCGCAGGATGCTACAGGCACTCAAGTTCCTACCTG TGCCCAGCGCCCCTGTGATTGACCTGGCCGAGTCCCTGGTGGCAGACAACTGCGTGACCTTGGTGTGGCGCATGCCGGACGAGGACAGCAAGATCGACCACTACGTGCTGGAGTACAGGCGGACCAACTTCGAGGGCCCGCCCCGCCTCAAGGAGGAGCAGCCGTGGATGGTCATCGAGGGCATCCGGCAGACGGAGTACACCCTGACCG GTCTCAAGTTTGACATGAAATACATGAATTTCCGTGTGAAGGCCTGTAATAAGGCAGTTGCAGGCGAGTTCTCCGAGTCGGTGACCCTGGAGACACCAG CGTTCATGTTCCGCCTGGACGCGTCCACATCTCACCAGAACCTGCGGGTGGATGATCTCTCCGTGGAGTGGGACGCCATGGGCGGGAAGGTGCAGGACATCAAGGCCCGCGAGAAGGACGGCAAGGGGCGCACGGC GGCTGCGCTGAACCTTCTCCCTGTCACTCACAGAGGCGTGCCGTCTCCCAAGAGGATGCCCTCCGGTCGTGGGGGCCGGGATCGCTTCACGGCCGAGTCCTACACGGTGCTGG GGGACACGCTGATCGACGGCGGGGAGCATTACTGGGAGGTGCGCTTCGAGCCGGACAGCAAGGCGTTCGGCGTGGGGGTGGCGTACCGCAGCCTGGGCCGCTTCGAGCAGCTGGGCAAGACGGCCGCGTCCTGGTGCCTGCACGTCAACAACTGGTTACAGGCCAGCTTCACCGCCAAGCACGCCAACAAGGCCAAGGTGCTGGACGCCCCCGTGCCCGACTGCCTGGGCGTGCACTGTGACTTCCACCAAG GCCTCCTGTCCTTCTACAACGCCCGGACCAAACAGCTGCTGCACACTTTCAAGGCCAGGTTCACACAGCCACTGCTGCCCGCTTTCACG GTGTGGTGCGGTAGTTTCCAGGTTACAACGGGCCTGCAGGTCCCCAGCTCCGTGCGCTGCCTGCAGAAGCGGGGCAGTGCCACCAGCAGCTCTAACACCAGCCTCACCTAG
- the MPND gene encoding MPN domain-containing protein isoform X1, producing the protein MAAPEPLSPAGGAGEEAPDEDEDEAEAEDPERPAGAGGARSGGGGGGGGGGGGGGGAGAGAGAGPGGCGGPGGALTRRAVTLRVLLKDALLEPGAGVLSIYYLGKKFMGDLQPDGRIVWQETGQVFNSPSAWATHCKKLVNPAKKSGCGWASVKYKGQKLDKYKAAWLRRHQLHIPTAAADESPASEGEEEELLMEEEEEEVLAGVSTEDKSRRLPAKGPLEPAHPETVPPGKRVENKIRVPVRYCMLGSRDSARNPHTLVEVTSFAAINKFQPFNVAISSNVLFLLDFHSHLTRSEVVGYLGGRWDINSQMLTVLRAFPCRSRLGDADMAATMEEEPRLCPQIYQSLLLRGLSLVGWYHSHPHSPALPSLQDIDSQMDYQLRLQGSSNGFQPCLALLCAPYYSGNPGPESKISPFWVMPPPEQRPSDYGIPMDVEMAYVQDNFLTNDILHEMMLLVEFYKGAPDLVRFQEPWSQEHTYLDKLKISLASRTPKDQGLCHVLEQVYSLLKQGS; encoded by the exons ATGGCAG CTCCGGAGCCGCTGTCCCCGGCGGGTGGCGCGGGCGAGGAGGCACCGGATGAGGACGAGGACGAGGCAGAGGCCGAGGACCCCGAGAGGCCGGCTGGAGCTGGCGGCGCGCGCAGCggaggcggcgggggcgggggcggcggcggcggcggcggcggtggcgccGGCGCCGGAGCCGGGGCGGGCCCGGGGGGCTGCGGCGGGCCCGGGGGCGCGCTCACCCGGCGCGCGGTCACGCTGCGGGTGCTCCTCAAAGATGCGCTACTGGAGCCCGGCGCCGGGGTGCTGTCCATCTACTACTTG GGGAAGAAGTTCATGGGAGACCTACAGCCCGACGGGAGGATCGTGTGGCAGGAAACGGGACAGGTGTTCAACTCACCCAGCGCCTGGGCCACCCACTGCAAGAAGCTGGTGAACCCGGCCAAGAAGTCCGGCTGTGGCTGGGCCTCTGTCAAGTACAAGGGCCAGAAACTGGACAAGTACAAGGCGGCCTGGCTCCGGCGACACCAGCTGCACATTCCCACGGCTGCTGCCGACGAG agcCCGGCCagtgaaggggaggaggaggagctgttgatggaggaagaagaggaggaggttCTGGCAGGGGTCTCCACTGAGGACAAGAGTCGGAGACTACCTGCCAAGGGACCCTTGGAGCCTGCGCACCCAG AGACCGTGCCCCCCGGGAAGCGGGTGGAAAACAAGATCCGGGTGCCTGTGCGGTATTGCATGCTGGGCAGTCGAGACTCTGCCAG GAACCCCCACACCCTGGTGGAAGTAACATCCTTCGCTGCCATCAACAAGTTCCAGCCGTTCAACGTGGCCATCTCCAGCAACGTGCTGTTCCTGCTG GACTTCCACAGCCACCTGACTCGAAGCGAGGTcgtggggtacctggggggcCGCTGGGACATCAACAGCCAGA TGCTCACGGTGCTGAGAGCCTTCCCCTGTCGGAGCCGGCTGGGGGACGCGGATATGGCGGCCACCATGGAAGAGGAG CCTCGCCTGTGCCCCCAGATCTACCAGAGCCTGCTCCTGCGGGGCCTGTCCCTGGTGGGCTGGTACCACAGCCACCCGCACAGCCCCGCGCTCCCGTCGCTGCAGGACATCGACTCGCAGATGGACTACCAGCTGCGGCTGCAGGGCTCCAGCAACGGCTTCCAGCCCTGCCTCGCGCTGCTCTGCG CCCCTTACTACTCTGGCAACCCGGGCCCCGAGTCTAAGATCTCCCCCTTCTGGGTGATGCCGCCCCCCGAG CAAAGGCCCAGTGACTACGGCATCCCCATGGACGTGGAGATGGCCTACGTCCAGGACAACTTCCTGACTAATGACATCCTTCATGAGATG ATGCTGCTGGTGGAATTCTACAAGGGCGCCCCTGACCTCGTGAGGTTCCAGGAGCCCTGGAGCCAGGAGCACACGTACCTCGACAAGCTGAAG ATCTCCCTGGCCAGCAGGACACCCAAGGACCAGGGCCTGTGCCACGTGCTGGAGCAGGTTTACAGCCTTCTTAAACAAGGGAGCTGA
- the MPND gene encoding MPN domain-containing protein isoform X3: MAAPEPLSPAGGAGEEAPDEDEDEAEAEDPERPAGAGGARSGGGGGGGGGGGGGGGAGAGAGAGPGGCGGPGGALTRRAVTLRVLLKDALLEPGAGVLSIYYLGKKFMGDLQPDGRIVWQETGQVFNSPSAWATHCKKLVNPAKKSGCGWASVKYKGQKLDKYKAAWLRRHQLHIPTAAADESPASEGEEEELLMEEEEEEVLAGVSTEDKSRRLPAKGPLEPAHPETVPPGKRVENKIRVPVRYCMLGSRDSARNPHTLVEVTSFAAINKFQPFNVAISSNVLFLLDFHSHLTRSEVVGYLGGRWDINSQMLTVLRAFPCRSRLGDADMAATMEEEDIDSQMDYQLRLQGSSNGFQPCLALLCAPYYSGNPGPESKISPFWVMPPPEQRPSDYGIPMDVEMAYVQDNFLTNDILHEMMLLVEFYKGAPDLVRFQEPWSQEHTYLDKLKISLASRTPKDQGLCHVLEQVYSLLKQGS; this comes from the exons ATGGCAG CTCCGGAGCCGCTGTCCCCGGCGGGTGGCGCGGGCGAGGAGGCACCGGATGAGGACGAGGACGAGGCAGAGGCCGAGGACCCCGAGAGGCCGGCTGGAGCTGGCGGCGCGCGCAGCggaggcggcgggggcgggggcggcggcggcggcggcggcggtggcgccGGCGCCGGAGCCGGGGCGGGCCCGGGGGGCTGCGGCGGGCCCGGGGGCGCGCTCACCCGGCGCGCGGTCACGCTGCGGGTGCTCCTCAAAGATGCGCTACTGGAGCCCGGCGCCGGGGTGCTGTCCATCTACTACTTG GGGAAGAAGTTCATGGGAGACCTACAGCCCGACGGGAGGATCGTGTGGCAGGAAACGGGACAGGTGTTCAACTCACCCAGCGCCTGGGCCACCCACTGCAAGAAGCTGGTGAACCCGGCCAAGAAGTCCGGCTGTGGCTGGGCCTCTGTCAAGTACAAGGGCCAGAAACTGGACAAGTACAAGGCGGCCTGGCTCCGGCGACACCAGCTGCACATTCCCACGGCTGCTGCCGACGAG agcCCGGCCagtgaaggggaggaggaggagctgttgatggaggaagaagaggaggaggttCTGGCAGGGGTCTCCACTGAGGACAAGAGTCGGAGACTACCTGCCAAGGGACCCTTGGAGCCTGCGCACCCAG AGACCGTGCCCCCCGGGAAGCGGGTGGAAAACAAGATCCGGGTGCCTGTGCGGTATTGCATGCTGGGCAGTCGAGACTCTGCCAG GAACCCCCACACCCTGGTGGAAGTAACATCCTTCGCTGCCATCAACAAGTTCCAGCCGTTCAACGTGGCCATCTCCAGCAACGTGCTGTTCCTGCTG GACTTCCACAGCCACCTGACTCGAAGCGAGGTcgtggggtacctggggggcCGCTGGGACATCAACAGCCAGA TGCTCACGGTGCTGAGAGCCTTCCCCTGTCGGAGCCGGCTGGGGGACGCGGATATGGCGGCCACCATGGAAGAGGAG GACATCGACTCGCAGATGGACTACCAGCTGCGGCTGCAGGGCTCCAGCAACGGCTTCCAGCCCTGCCTCGCGCTGCTCTGCG CCCCTTACTACTCTGGCAACCCGGGCCCCGAGTCTAAGATCTCCCCCTTCTGGGTGATGCCGCCCCCCGAG CAAAGGCCCAGTGACTACGGCATCCCCATGGACGTGGAGATGGCCTACGTCCAGGACAACTTCCTGACTAATGACATCCTTCATGAGATG ATGCTGCTGGTGGAATTCTACAAGGGCGCCCCTGACCTCGTGAGGTTCCAGGAGCCCTGGAGCCAGGAGCACACGTACCTCGACAAGCTGAAG ATCTCCCTGGCCAGCAGGACACCCAAGGACCAGGGCCTGTGCCACGTGCTGGAGCAGGTTTACAGCCTTCTTAAACAAGGGAGCTGA
- the MPND gene encoding MPN domain-containing protein isoform X2, producing MAAPEPLSPAGGAGEEAPDEDEDEAEAEDPERPAGAGGARSGGGGGGGGGGGGGGGAGAGAGAGPGGCGGPGGALTRRAVTLRVLLKDALLEPGAGVLSIYYLGKKFMGDLQPDGRIVWQETGQVFNSPSAWATHCKKLVNPAKKSGCGWASVKYKGQKLDKYKAAWLRRHQLHIPTAAADESPASEGEEEELLMEEEEEEVLAGVSTEDKSRRLPAKGPLEPAHPETVPPGKRVENKIRVPVRYCMLGSRDSARNPHTLVEVTSFAAINKFQPFNVAISSNVLFLLDFHSHLTRSEVVGYLGGRWDINSQMLTVLRAFPCRSRLGDADMAATMEEEIYQSLLLRGLSLVGWYHSHPHSPALPSLQDIDSQMDYQLRLQGSSNGFQPCLALLCAPYYSGNPGPESKISPFWVMPPPEQRPSDYGIPMDVEMAYVQDNFLTNDILHEMMLLVEFYKGAPDLVRFQEPWSQEHTYLDKLKISLASRTPKDQGLCHVLEQVYSLLKQGS from the exons ATGGCAG CTCCGGAGCCGCTGTCCCCGGCGGGTGGCGCGGGCGAGGAGGCACCGGATGAGGACGAGGACGAGGCAGAGGCCGAGGACCCCGAGAGGCCGGCTGGAGCTGGCGGCGCGCGCAGCggaggcggcgggggcgggggcggcggcggcggcggcggcggtggcgccGGCGCCGGAGCCGGGGCGGGCCCGGGGGGCTGCGGCGGGCCCGGGGGCGCGCTCACCCGGCGCGCGGTCACGCTGCGGGTGCTCCTCAAAGATGCGCTACTGGAGCCCGGCGCCGGGGTGCTGTCCATCTACTACTTG GGGAAGAAGTTCATGGGAGACCTACAGCCCGACGGGAGGATCGTGTGGCAGGAAACGGGACAGGTGTTCAACTCACCCAGCGCCTGGGCCACCCACTGCAAGAAGCTGGTGAACCCGGCCAAGAAGTCCGGCTGTGGCTGGGCCTCTGTCAAGTACAAGGGCCAGAAACTGGACAAGTACAAGGCGGCCTGGCTCCGGCGACACCAGCTGCACATTCCCACGGCTGCTGCCGACGAG agcCCGGCCagtgaaggggaggaggaggagctgttgatggaggaagaagaggaggaggttCTGGCAGGGGTCTCCACTGAGGACAAGAGTCGGAGACTACCTGCCAAGGGACCCTTGGAGCCTGCGCACCCAG AGACCGTGCCCCCCGGGAAGCGGGTGGAAAACAAGATCCGGGTGCCTGTGCGGTATTGCATGCTGGGCAGTCGAGACTCTGCCAG GAACCCCCACACCCTGGTGGAAGTAACATCCTTCGCTGCCATCAACAAGTTCCAGCCGTTCAACGTGGCCATCTCCAGCAACGTGCTGTTCCTGCTG GACTTCCACAGCCACCTGACTCGAAGCGAGGTcgtggggtacctggggggcCGCTGGGACATCAACAGCCAGA TGCTCACGGTGCTGAGAGCCTTCCCCTGTCGGAGCCGGCTGGGGGACGCGGATATGGCGGCCACCATGGAAGAGGAG ATCTACCAGAGCCTGCTCCTGCGGGGCCTGTCCCTGGTGGGCTGGTACCACAGCCACCCGCACAGCCCCGCGCTCCCGTCGCTGCAGGACATCGACTCGCAGATGGACTACCAGCTGCGGCTGCAGGGCTCCAGCAACGGCTTCCAGCCCTGCCTCGCGCTGCTCTGCG CCCCTTACTACTCTGGCAACCCGGGCCCCGAGTCTAAGATCTCCCCCTTCTGGGTGATGCCGCCCCCCGAG CAAAGGCCCAGTGACTACGGCATCCCCATGGACGTGGAGATGGCCTACGTCCAGGACAACTTCCTGACTAATGACATCCTTCATGAGATG ATGCTGCTGGTGGAATTCTACAAGGGCGCCCCTGACCTCGTGAGGTTCCAGGAGCCCTGGAGCCAGGAGCACACGTACCTCGACAAGCTGAAG ATCTCCCTGGCCAGCAGGACACCCAAGGACCAGGGCCTGTGCCACGTGCTGGAGCAGGTTTACAGCCTTCTTAAACAAGGGAGCTGA